The nucleotide window TAGTATATGACGCGATCCGCAGTCACGGTGATGGTATCGGGCTGCTTGGGCAGGGGAGGAATCCGCAACCAGGTGGACTGCAACGGGATAGTCACTGGATACCACGCGTTGGTAACCAGGGCGCCCAGGACGACGATCACAATAGTCGCACCGAGAAAGGCGATGCCTACGATCTTGTCGGTCGTAATAAGGCTGTCACCCTCGCCGTGTTCCAAGGCTTCGTATCTAGGCATCAGCAGAGGTTTGGCGATCCAGTACATGAGCCATCCAACTGCCATCAATGCCCACAGCACATGCCAACTGACTACCGCACCCATCCCGTAGTGCGCCAAATCCAGCTTTACACCGGTCAGCGTCGTGATCGGATCGGTGAAGGCGGCCCTGTCGCCGTCGACCGTGACCCAATCGCCGGGGCCCAGGAGCGGGCCCGCATCGCGCACGCTGAGCATGGGATGTATGTGATAGCGCCCTGGGATTCTGCCGCGCAGGACGATCGTATATTCGTAGTCTCTGCCAAGCTCGAGCGGCGTCGAAGCGGCGCCATTAACGCCGTTTAGCGTGCTGGCCATACGGACCATCACCGGCCCTGGGCACGTCAACGTTGAGATACGCCAGTTCGGGCGCGGCGATCGCGAATGACCAAAACTTAACGATGTGAAAACGCCCGGATATAGTCATCTGCTCGTTTACATTGACGCGAGTCGACGACCAGTGCGTATCATACCACTGTACGGTGGCCATCCTTAGAAACGGGGGTTCGGCGCGCTCGCCGTGCGCCGCCGCCGTTCCTGGCGCCAGCGCGGCCGCGATGCTCACAGCAATTACTAGTGACAGCGCTGAGGCTCTGACCGACACCGTCTTCGAAATGAACCTTTTCGATTGCATTAGTTTACCCCATTCCGGCGCCATTGACGGGGCCCGTCGCGAGACGATCGATAGAGTTATATGCGCTTGAGCCAACTAAACTGAGCTTTGGTAAATAGATAGCCGACGCCGACGAATAATATGTACACCACCATGCAGGCAAACGCCGCGAAGAACATCGATATATAGATCGGATCCTGGCCGAAGGAGCGTAGCGTGCCCCGGTCAATATACCTCAGATATTCGGGAGTTCCGGTCCTCACGAACTGATAGCCCATTACATCGGCGAGCGACATGAGGAAGCCGTTCATGTTGGTAGGCAACATGTAGCGCGCCAGCATCACCCAGTTCGCGGGGTAGAACAGCAGTGACCAAAGCCCGCCGCCGATGATCGCCGTCATGACGTAGCTGCCAGTCAGCATCAAGATAACGTCAAGCGCTATTCCCGACGGAATCAGCGTCGCCGGCCATACAAAGTCGAGCGGGAAGTAGCCCCACCCGGCGAAGTTGGCGGTCCAATTCAGCCACTCGCCAGCGACCAGGCAGAGGGTCAGGAGCGTCGCCGCGAACGGGAGCCTGAACTTTTGCCAGAAGATGTACTGGACCGCGGCGGGCATCGAGATCAGGATCATAGGCGTCAAAGTGATCCACCATCGCCGATCTTTCCAATCCACCCAGCACTTCGCGCGTGTGCTCGCCGAGCCGTGGCGCACCGCGGCGAATCGAGGTTGGTGTCCTATCGAATCGTGCCGGCGCGCGGGTTTGTCTGCGGCGTCCCGCCACCGGGTGATCCTGAACTTCGCGCGCTCCGGCGGCAGACTGCGACGGGCGATGAATCGAGCCCGAATACCTGCTGATGTTTTCGGGCAGGGCGGCAGTGCCGCCCTGCCCATCGTGGACTTACTGTCCGGGTGGTGCGGCGGCCTTGGCCATCTCCTGGTGCTCCTTAGCGAGCTTTGAGTTGTCAGCCGCAATTTTGTCCCACATCGCGGCTATCCCGTCGCACATCTCCGCCATGTAGGCGGGCTTGTGAATCCTCATCTTACGATAGGTCTCCGCCGTACGCCGATGGAGGTCGGCCTTTTGCTTGGCGTTTGCTGCTTGTTGCTCGTAGAACGCGGCAATCGCTTCATGTTCCGCCGGCGTCTTCGCGCTCGTGATCATCTGGTCCAGGTCGTCGTCTGTGACGACTGGCTGTTGAGCACCTGCCCGAATGGTGGGCAGGGCGGCCGCAGCAAGCAGTAGCAGTCCCGCTGCAAGCAACATCGTTACTCGCTTCATTTTCTCCTCCCGTTCCTTTTTCGCCGCCGTCACGAACTCGCGCGGGGCCGTTTGGAAAGCTAATTCTATGCCAATGCCAATAGCAGTTTTCTTCCTCTAACCAGCTGCGGCTCTCTGTACCTTGTCTGATCACCTCCTCAGCGGGCGCGCCATCTTGCGTAATCGATCCGCTTGCCTCGCGCCTAGTACCAGACCCGGATTCCGAAGACGAAGCGCACATCATTGACGATGCCACCTTCGTCGCGGGTGAAATCCGCCGTCTCACCGAATTTACCGTTGTAGGCTACGCCGATATAGGGCGCGAATTTGCGACTGATTTCGTAGCGCAGGCGGAGACCCGTATCGAGCTCTGAAAGCCCCGAACCGGCGCCGCGGCTGGGATCGTTCTTGTTGTAAAAGTTCAACTCGAATTGAGGCTGCAATATCAGGCGATTCGTAATCAGCATATCGTAGAAGCCATTCACGCGCCCTGCGATGCGGCCCCCGTCGCTGAAATAGAAGGTGAGCTCGAATTCGAAGAAATTAGGGGCCAAGCCCTCGATTCCGATCGCTCCCCAAGTGCGCCCGGGATTGGAATCCAGGTCGTAGCGAACGCCCGCTTGCAGGTCGAAATATCTAAGATGCGGTATCGGGCGCGCGTAGAGCGCCTCGGTAATTCCGTCGCTAGCTTGGCCGTTCTCAAAGGAGCCCTCGGACTTGAACCACAGCCGATTCAGATCGGTGCCGATCCATGCCTCCCCGTCCCAGCGAAACTCGTTGTCCGGACCGTTGGTGCGGCCTTCCAACTGATTGAACAGCAGATGATAGAAGACCCTATCCTCACCCATCGAAGATGGCTCTTCTTTCGGATAGGTCGGCGCAGGTTCAGGCGACGGCATCACCGACGAACCGGGTTGGGGATAGGGCGCTTGGCCGGAGGAGTTCTGAGCATTCGATACGATTGACTGAGCGTTTGCCCGCACGCTGCCCAGAATCACAATCAGGCAAACGAATCCAACCAAACGTCTGAATCCGGCAATCGTATCGGTAAACGCGCGCGGAATTGCGCGCGGGGTCTTTATCACCAAACCTGACGTGCTCATGACACGATCACGGTCAGGAACATTCCGGTTTCCATGTGGAAGAACAGGTGACAATGAAATGCCCAGTGCCCAGGCGTATCCGCGCTGACGAGGAAGCTGAGGCGCTCCGCCGGCTTGACGTTGAGCGTGTGTTTGTAGGGGCGATATTCCCCGTTGCCGTTCTCCAGTTCGCTCCAGAGACCGTGCAGATGGATCGGATGCTCCATCATGGTGTCATTGATCAGAACGAAGCGCACCCGCTCGCCAAGCTTCAAACGAATGGGCGCATTCTGTGAGAACGTCCTGCCGTTGAACCCCCAGATGAACCGCTCCATGTTTCCGGTCAGGTGAAACTCGAACTCACGATCCGGAGGGCGCGGATCGGCGCCACGGTAACGCGCGCGCAGGTTCGCGTAGGTGAGGATCCGGCGGCCATTACCCTCGAGACCAGCTCCAGGCTCAGCTAGCCGGTCGGTAGTCGTCTCGGCAACGTGGTCGACTTCCGGCCCGAGCTGCAGTTGAACCGGATTCGCCACCGGGAGATGACTCTGCCCAATGGACGGCGACGGCTTTGGAGTTGCCATCTCCATGCCGGGCATGCTGCCCATATCCCCTTCGGCGTGGCCCGGCGAGGGTTGCACCGACTGCAGTTTGGACGAGGGGTGGCCCATCTCCATTCCCGGCATGCTGCCCATGCCCATGTCGGCCATGGTGCGCATCGGCCGAGGATCCATCGGCGGGATCGCCGCCACCACGCCGGCTCTCGGCGCTAAGGTTCCGCGAGCGTAGCCGGTTCGATCCTCGCTCTGAGCGAAGATCGTGAAGGCAGACCAATCATTGGGCTGAACGATGAGGTCATAGGTTTCAGCGACTGAGATTCGGAACTCGTCAACGTCGACAGGTTCCACATCGTTGCCGTCGGCCTGAACGACGGTCATCGCAAGGCCCGGGATGCGAACATCGAAGATCGTCATCGATGAAGCGTTGATAAAACGAAGCCGGACGCGCTCTCCTGGTTTGAACAGGCCGGTCCAGTTAGCGGCTGGCGCCAGTCCATTAAGAAGATAGGTGTAGGTTGCGCCGCTAACGTCGAGAATGTCGGTGGGACTCATGTTCATTGCGCCCCACATCAGGCGATCCGAGAGCGTTGCGCCGAGGCCGCCCTTGCGCGCATCCGATAGGAAGTTGCCTATCGTCCGCTGGTGAAAGTTGTAGTAGCTGCTTTGCTGCTTGAGATTGCTCAATACCATTTCAGGGTTCTGGTCGGTCCAGTCCGAAAGCATAATCACGTACTCACGGTCGAACTGAATCGGATCCTTGTCCCGACGCTCGATAATCAGCGGTGCGTAATGTCCGGTCTGTTCCTGAAACGCGCTGTGGCTGTGATACCAGTAGGTACCGTACTGTCGGACCGGAATGCGGTAAACGAACGTCGCGCCCGGATCGATGCCGGGAAAGCTCAGCCCGGGGACCCCATCCATGTCCGCCGGAGATCGGACGCCGTGCCAATGTACTGATGTCTGCTCCCGCAAGCGGTTGGTGACAGAAAGCGTGACCGTGTCACCTTCCCGCCAGCGCAGCAGCGGCCCCGGAACAGATCCGTTGATCGCGGTGGCGATTGCTGGCCGACCAGTGATATTGACCGCTACTTCTTCGATCACAAGGTCAAAGTGATTTCCCGTAAGTACCGCTTGCTCGTTACGCGCGTTCAACGCCAGCGCCGGCCAGCGCCATAAGTCCAAACCAGCGATCACGCCGCTGGCCATAAGTCCCTGCACGAAGCGGCGGCGGCCAATCCGGGTAGTAGATTTGTTTCCGAATAGTCTCTGCGGATACATGGCTAACTTTCCCTCACATGATCGTTTCGATAGCGTCTCAAGCTCGCGGCGGAAGTGGAATCGAGACTGAATTGCGAAGACCCACGAAATCTCACAAAGAAAGCGCACACCGACTTAATTCAATCTTCGGGTTTTGCCTCGTCTCATGGCTCGCGCTGCCATCGCAAGCGCTTGCCTCGGAAGTCCCGCTGCCACTGTCAGCCGCAAAACCAAACGCGATCCAGAACGCGCAAGCCGAAGAACCTCCGCTGCAAGATCTGTTGCGTAAGCTGTTCGATCCTGTCGTTGGCTGGTACCCGCCGGAATCCAGACGTTCGAACCTCGGCCTCAACAACTTTTTCACTTACGGATGGACTGAAGGATGGAGCGAACCCGAGGAGGGACCGGATGACGCCCCGCGATTTCGGTTGCTCCGAATCCAGCGGGCATTCTGGGAGCGCGAGCTCCGCCTCACTTACAACTCTGCGTTTCGTCCCGATGCGCATGGCAACGACGAGCAAGAAGGCGAGTTCGAACTGGAGCTCCCTATAAGCCGTCGCTTCCTGATCGAATTCGAAGGGGGCGTCGCTGCGGCGCGCCAGGCCGGCCGTCACTGGATGGCGCAAGCATCTGACCTTCGAATCACGCCTGAGGTGATGTTGATCGAAACGCATCGACTCTCTTTTTCCAGCGGGCTGGTGGTGGAGACTCCCACCGGCGGTCGAGCAGTCGAGCAAGGGCGAACCAGTCTGACGCCCTATCTCGCGCTGTGGGGAGACTTGGGCCATAGGATTGGCCTCCACAGTTACCTGGGGAGCGAATTTCCGCTCGGCGGTTCTGGGTCTTCCTCGCCAACTGCCGTGCTGCAATACGCGATCGCTCCCAGCATCACGGTAACGCCAAAATCGATGGATTACCTCGGCGACCTGACCTTCTTCATCGAAGGCGACGGTGAAACGAGGGCGGGCAACCGCATCAGCCGAACCACGCTGAACCTGCTGCCGGGCACGCGATGGCTGGTATTCAGAGACACATGGATCGCGGCGGGGTACGAGTTTCCGATAACCGAACCAAAACCGTTCACCGGTCGCGCTTGGGTCAGTTTGTATCTGGATTTTTGAATGCGTCCTGGCCAGCCCGCTCCGACTTGATCGAAACTAGAACGTTCTCGAATCGGCAGGTAGCGTGTGCTCAATGGTGGCCACCCGTGCGCTTCTGAAAGTCGTACCAGTTCGTGGTCTTGTGACAAAGATAGCACTGCTCCAACCGGGCGCGTTCGCCACCCGCTTGCGGACCTTAAGCCTCGCGGTTTGCCCCACGCGGGGCAAACTGGTCTAAAGCAGCCACCTCCGAACACATTCCTGCGATCAGGTTGCCGTTTTCCGCGGTGAGGCGGGTCTGCTCAAACGCGCTCCGGGAAGGGCTCAGGCTTGCGACAGGTTCCAGATGTCGCGCGCATACTCGGCGACCGCGCGATCGCTCGAGAAATAGCCAATCCGCGAAAGATTGAGTATCGCCTTTTTGTTCCACAATTGCCGATTTTGATACTGAGTTGATATTTCCGACTGAGTATCTACATAAGAACCAAAATCGGCCAGCAGGAAATACTCGTCGTGATTGAGTAATACATCGCGGACCCATCGAAAGAGTCCCGGTTCGTTGGGACAAAACCGATCCGAAGCGAGTTCGTCGAGCACTCTTCTCAGGCGCGGATCGGCTTCGTAATACTCGCGCGGATGATACGCGCCCAGCGTCGTGAGCTCCTCGATTTTTTCCGCAGTCAGGCCAAAGATGAAAATGTTCTCCGCACCGACCGCGTCCCGGATTTCGATGTTTGCGCCGTCGAGGGTTCCGATGGTCAGCGCGCCGTTCATCGCGAACTTCATGTTGCCGGTGCCCGACGCCTCGCGGCCCGCGGTCGAAATCTGCTCCGACACGTCGGCGGCCGGGATGATTTTTTCGGCGAGCGAGACCCGGTAGTCGGGGAGAAACGCGACCTTGATCAGTTCGCGCGTTTTCGGATCGCCGTTGATCACGTCGGCGAGGTTGTTGATCAGCTTGATGATCATCTTGGCGGCCCAGTAGCCGGGCGCGGCCTTGCCGGCCATGAAGTAGGCGCGCGGAATCGAAGGTTCGACGCCGTCATCGACGAGCGTCAGGTAATGGTGGACGATGCCGAGCGCCATCAGGAGCTGGCGTTTGTATTCATGGATACGCTTGGCTTGAACGTCGAAAACCGCTGTCGGATCGACGTCAACTGCCGCGAGACGATTGACGATTCGCGCGAGCCGCTCCTTGTTGGCGCGCTTGATGGCGTTGAATGCCTTGTGAAATTCGGCGTCGTCGGCAAATTTTTCGACGCCGCCCAGCAGTTCCAGGTTGGTGGCCCACCCACCGCCAATAGTCGCGTCGAGCAGATGGGCGAGTCCGGGATTAGCCATCAGCAGCCATCGGCGCTGGGTGACGCCGTTGGTCTTGTTGCTGAAACGTTCGGGCCACAGCCGGAAGAAGTCCGGCACCAGCCGGGTTTTCAGCAGGTCGGAATGAAGTTTCGAGACGCCGTTGATCGAATGGCTGCCGACGATCGCGAGGTTCGCCATGTGAATCTGCGGATCGCCGCCTTCCTGCACGATAGAAATTCGTTTGGCGCGTTCGGGCGCGTCGGACCAGGCGGCGGCGACCTCGCCAAGGAAGCGGCGATTGATCTCGTAGATGACTTGCAGATGGCGGGGGACGACGCGCTCGAGCAAACTCACCGGCCATCGTTCGAGCGCCTCGGGCATCAGCGTATGATTAGTGTAGGCGACCGTGTTGCGCGTAATTTCCCACGCCGTCTCCCATTCCAGGTCCTGCTCGTCGACGAAGAATCTCATCAACTCCGCAATAGTCAGTGCGGGATGAGTGTCGTTAAGTTGAATAGCTACTTTGGCGGGAAAATCGATGAAGTCTTCGCCGCGGCTGAAGTAGCCGCGTACTATATCCTGCACCGCGCACGCGACGAAGAAGTATTCCTGCAAGAGGCGAAGCTCGCGGCCGGCGGCGACGGAGTCGGAGGGGTAGAGCACCTTCGAGATGTTTTCGGAGAACATCTTCTGCTCGACCGCCTTCATGTAGTCGCCGGCGTTGAAGATCTGCATGTCGAATTCGTCCGATGCGCTGGCGGAATAGAGCCTTACGAAATTGACGGTGCGCCCGCCGAAGCCGGCGATCGGCAAATCATGAGGCATCCCGATCAGAATGCGCTGATCGATCCAGATCGGACGGTAGCGGCCCTTGCGGTCGAAGCGATGCTCGACGCGGCCGTACACCGGAATCCGGCACGACTCGTGCGGCCGTGGGACCAGCCACGGCGAGATCTCGCGCTGCCACGCGTCGGGGCGTTCGATCTGATAGCCGCCGCGGATTTCCTGGCGGAACAGGCCGTATTCGTAGTTGATGCCGTAGCCGTAGCCCGGCATGTCCATCGTGGCGAGCGAATCGAGGAAGCATGCGGCGAGGCGGCCGAGGCCTCCGTTGCCGAGCGCGGCGTCGGGTTCCTCGTCGAACAGTTGCTGCAGGTCGATGCCGTTTTCAGCGAGAAAATCGCGGCAAATGCCGATCAGCCCGAGGTTGAAGAGATTGTTTTCGAGCGAGCGCCCGATCAAGAACTCGAGCGAGAGGTAGTAGAGCTTCTTGGCGTCGGCGCGGTCGAAGCGGGCGCGCGTCGCGAGCATCTTTTCGACCAGCATATCGCGCACGACCAGCGCGGTGACGCGATACCAATCGATTTTGGTGAGCTGGACGCGGCGCTTGGCGAGCGTGAACCGGATGTGATGATCGATGAGGGTATTGAACAGGTTCCGATTTACTTCGGAAAGCGGGGGAACAGCCATTCTTGCGTCAGTCCTCGAAATCCTCGCGCGGCGATAGCGACAGTTTAGCAGATGGCGGCGGATAGTGGAGCACCGGCGGGCGAGTCTGGCCATAGCTGGCTGTCACGCGGGTCGCGAATTGTCGCCAGCGTGTGATTGAAAAACGGGAGCATCCCGATTGGATGCTCCCGCGGTATCGGATGGATCAGTCGGTGCGGTTCAGTTGCCGCCGCGCTGCATCGCGGCCATCGCTTCGCCCATTTCCGCGAGGCCTTTCTGCACGGATGGCCGGGTCTGCACGTGCTCCCACCAGGCCGCGAGGCGCGGGCGTCCCTCGAGGGCGGATTTGGCGCCGAAGGCCGGCAGCAGATTGGCGACGAAGAACATGGTGGGTGCGATCGCGCAATCGGCGAGCGTAAAATCGGCGCCGCAGGCGAAGCCGCTCTCAGGCAGCATCCGATCGAGTTGATCGAGACGGGTCGCGATTTCGGCGAGCTTGTCGGCGACCAGCTTTTGATCGCGCGTTTTGGGATTCATCTGCGGAAACAGCGCGCGCAGCGGCGGCTCGAGATAGAGGTCGTGGAAGCGGCTCATCACGCGGACTTTGGCGCGGGCTTCCGGCGATTTCGGCATCAAGGCGGGCGTCGGGTATTTCTCCTCGAGGTACTCATTGATGACTTCGGACTCGAGGATGATGGCGCCGTCGGCGTCGAGGGTCGGGATTTTGCCGAGCGGATTGATCTTGAGGTATTCGGCTGAATGACTGTCCGTCGCGACCATCTCGACGTTGAGGCCCTTTTCGTAAATCACGAGCCGTGATTTGGTCGCGAAGTTGGATAGATTCATATTGTAGAGCTTCATAGCGTGACTCCTTTTACTATCCGTGGAATTTCCTGCTTGAGATTGAACGAAGCGATCAGTCGCTTATCGCAAAGTGAGTCGCGATGCGCAAGACGCGCAGTCAATCCGGGCGCAAAGCGATCCTGCGCGACGATCGAAAGTTAGCGGCCGCCTTCGGTCTGCTTCATTACAAAGATCAGTGAATCGGCGAAGTCGTCGGGATGCTCGAGTTGGGGAAACGCCCCCGACGTTTTGAATACCACCGTTGCTGAACCGGGCAGCGCCGCATGCAGGGCTTCGCCCTCGGCGGCGGCGAAGAACGGACTCCTGGCGCCCCAGATGATGATCGTCAGGGTGTTAAAAATCTGGCCGATTTTCGAGCGGATGTGCGCCTCGTCGCGCGGCACCGAATTGAGCATGTCGGTCTGGGCCTGCATGTCCCTGGCGAGCTCCATCATCATGCGTTCGTAGATCACTTCGGGCAGCGGCGGCAGGTCGAAGAGGCTCATCTGCGCCTGCGCGCGGATCGCTTCGACGGTCGTCGGCAGCATGCCGGCGCGCAGCTTGTCAGCGCCGCGCTTGCCGGCGAGGCCTCCGCCGACGAGCACGATCCGTTCGACCTTGTCCGGATGATCGACCGCATAGTAGAGCGCGACGTCGGCGCCGAGGTCGCTCGCGACTAGATTAATCTTGTCGATTTTGAGCGCGTCGATCATCTGGGCGACGGCGGCGGCCTGGTACGCGATCGAATAATTGACCTGCTTATGCTCCGAGGATCCGAAGCCCGGCAGATTCGGCGCCACGACCTTGAAGTGCGCCGACGCGACCAGCGGCATCACTCCGCGCCAGACCAGCGCGGCGTTGGGTCCCAAGCCGTGAATCATCACGACCGGCTCCTGCTCCGCGTAGCCGCCAGTCACGAGATAAGTGATGAGGGTGTCTTTCAGCGCGAGGTCGTTTTGCACGACGCCGGACCATCCGAGGCGCGAGATTTGGATGAAGCGGAGCACATCGATCGGCCGCAGATAGATCGCGGCCGCCGCGATACCGAGAAAGACCGCGGCAATCGGGCCTGCGATATTGATCCAGGTGTGGCGGCGAACCTGAGGGGCGAGATTGTCGGCGCGAATCGCGGCTTCGCGCTGGGCCTTGAGCTTCTGCGCTTCGAGTTTCTGCGCTTCAGCGTCTTGCGATTCAGATGGTTCCGCCACGAATCCTGATTATCCTATTTCGCCGGTGATGAGGTCGCATAAGGGGCAGCGGCGGTCGCGGCCGTGGCCGGCGAACTGTCCGGCGCGATGCTTCCCGACTCGGGCGACCCAGCCTTCGCCCTCACGTGTGACGAACGATGTGCATGCTCCCGGGCGTCACGTTCCTTGATCAACTGCTCGAGATGATCCGCGACGCGATTGATTTCTCTGGTCGCTTCCTCGACGACCTTGGTCGCATGGTCGGCTGCGGCAGTCGCCTTGTTGGCGGCTTCAAGTGCTTTGTTGGCGGCATCCTCAGCGCGGGATGCCGACGCCTGAGCTCGCGCGGCGGCGGCTTCGGCTTGCTCTGCTCGTTGCTCATCACGCGACGCGGCGCATCCCGCGATCGTCAAAGCGAGACCGGCTGCGAAGGCTATCGAGACTGCTTTGCGCGCGTATGGGTTCATCGAGTCGAGGTCTCCGATAGGTTGCAGGTCGCGCGATTTAACTGGCAGCCGCCGCGGGGAGCGATCACCCGCGACGGCATCACAATAGCGATGAGCTAAACTCTAGCGCTGCGCGAAGGCCTCGACCGCGCGATTGTCGGGGAGCGGCGTATTATCGGCGCGGAGCGGCAGAATACAGACGTGAGTGGCGCCCGCTTTGAGGTGAGCGTCGATTCGATCGCGAATCTTATCCTCGGCGCCCCACGCCACGATCGCATCGACGAGCCGATCGCTGCATCCGTTTTCGAATTCGCTGTCGGCCCATCCGAGCGCCTTGAGATTGTTGGTGTAGTTCGGCAGCCGCGGCACGTAGGTCTTCATGTAGGCGCGGGCCGCAGTGCGAGCCTTGGTCGCGTCGGTCTCGAGGATCACCGCTTGCGCCGCGCAGATCATCGCGGTGGGTCCAATTAGCGCGCGCGCCTTCGCGGTATGCTCCGGCGGCACGAAGTAGGTATGCGTGCCGTTGGCCTGCTCGGCACACAGCGCAAGCATCTTGGGATGGAGCGCCGCAAGCACGACCGGCACTTCCTTGGGCCCGCTTGGAACCCCATAGAGGGCGCCCTTCATCTTCGGCAGATAATCCTTCATGTAGCTGTAGGGCTTGTCGTAACTGTGCCCGCGCAGATTGGTGACCAGCGGTTTGTGGCTGACGCCAATTCCGAGCAGAAAGCGGCCGCCCGACTGTTCGGAGACGGTCTTCGAAGCGGACGACATCGTGATGGGATCGCGCGCATAGATGTTGGCGATACCAGTCGCGAGATTCAGCCGCTCGGTATGGCTCAGCAGATAGGCGGCGTGCGCGAATGGCTCGCGGCCGATCGCCTCGGGGATCCAGAGCGCCTTGTAGCCATTCTTTTCGACCATCTTCGCGAACGCGGCGGTGTCGGCCGCAGGCATCGCGTCGAGGAAGAACCATATTCCGACTTTTCCGATATCCATGGAACAAGTAACTAACGCGCCGGCGATTTTCTAACAAGGGAAGTGATCTCGCGTTTTCATCTTTGGCGGGGTCGCGATAGGCTGGCGACTGCGTCGGATTCGCAAAATCGCAAAAGGTGATCGATCAAAATGAAGCTCGGCTTGATGTTTGTAAATTCGGGACCGTTCTCCAATCCAACTTTGCTCGCTCATCTCGCGACCACGGCGGAGCGATGCGGTATCGAGTCGTTGTGGACCGTCGAGCACGTCGTGATTCCGGAGAACTATCAGTCGCCGTATCCGTATTCGTCGAGCGGCAAAATTCCCGGCGGTGAGGACGTCTCGATACCGGACCCGCTGCTGCCGCTGACCTTCATCGCGGCGATAACGAAGAAGGTGAAGCTCGCGACCGGCGTGCTGATTCTCCCGCAGCGTCATCCTTTGTATGTGGCCAAGGAGTTGGCGACGCTCGACACACTATCGAACGGGCGCGCGATCCTGGGAATCGGCAGCGGATGGCTCAAGGAAGAATTCGATTCGCTGGGGCTCGATTTCCATACGCGGGGTGCGCGGACTGACGAATCGATCAAGGCGATGCGCGCGTTATGGAGTGAGGGATCGTCGTCGTTTCATGGCAAACATTTCAATTTCGGTCCCGTGAAGTGTTATCCGAAGCCAATCCAGAAAGGCGGCGTGCCGATCCACATCGGCGGGCATTCGACGGCGGCGGCGAAGCGCGCCGGTCGCTACGGTGACGGCTTTTTTCCAGCGCTCGGCGAGATACCCAAGCTCAAGGATCTGTTCGCGATCATGAAGGCGGAGGCCGAGAAGGCGGGGCGCAATCCGGCATCGATCGAACTGTCGTGCATGGGGCGTCCGCGCGTCGATGACTTGAAGGCGCTGCAGGACATCGGGATTTCGCGCGTCGTGATCGCGCCGCCGGCATTCGACGCAGACGGACTCACGCGCGGCCTCGAAAAACTTCAGAACGAAGTGATCGCGAAAATTTGAAAATCGAGCTGCGCGCGCTCGATTATCGTCATGACTAAAACGCCAGAGGCACGAATGCCGTGAAGGATGAAAAGTCGGCTGACCCGTTGATCGTTCGCCACGAAGCCCCGCTCGGATGGTTGGTGCTCAACCGCCCGC belongs to Candidatus Binatus sp. and includes:
- the amoB gene encoding bacterial ammonia monooxygenase, subunit AmoB, producing the protein MTCPGPVMVRMASTLNGVNGAASTPLELGRDYEYTIVLRGRIPGRYHIHPMLSVRDAGPLLGPGDWVTVDGDRAAFTDPITTLTGVKLDLAHYGMGAVVSWHVLWALMAVGWLMYWIAKPLLMPRYEALEHGEGDSLITTDKIVGIAFLGATIVIVVLGALVTNAWYPVTIPLQSTWLRIPPLPKQPDTITVTADRVIYYIPGRMVEFWVKVTNNGTKPVRIGEFTTAAVRFLNSSVRQPESDYPPELIAPAGLVVEPNEPIQPGETKALHILASSEVWETDRLALLIADPTSRLGGLFMFFDSDNNRSLVEFDSEIIPTFARQGAPAKTGI
- a CDS encoding methane monooxygenase/ammonia monooxygenase subunit B, with the protein product MAPEWGKLMQSKRFISKTVSVRASALSLVIAVSIAAALAPGTAAAHGERAEPPFLRMATVQWYDTHWSSTRVNVNEQMTISGRFHIVKFWSFAIAAPELAYLNVDVPRAGDGPYGQHAKRR
- a CDS encoding methane monooxygenase/ammonia monooxygenase subunit A; amino-acid sequence: MDWKDRRWWITLTPMILISMPAAVQYIFWQKFRLPFAATLLTLCLVAGEWLNWTANFAGWGYFPLDFVWPATLIPSGIALDVILMLTGSYVMTAIIGGGLWSLLFYPANWVMLARYMLPTNMNGFLMSLADVMGYQFVRTGTPEYLRYIDRGTLRSFGQDPIYISMFFAAFACMVVYILFVGVGYLFTKAQFSWLKRI
- a CDS encoding copper resistance protein B translates to MGEDRVFYHLLFNQLEGRTNGPDNEFRWDGEAWIGTDLNRLWFKSEGSFENGQASDGITEALYARPIPHLRYFDLQAGVRYDLDSNPGRTWGAIGIEGLAPNFFEFELTFYFSDGGRIAGRVNGFYDMLITNRLILQPQFELNFYNKNDPSRGAGSGLSELDTGLRLRYEISRKFAPYIGVAYNGKFGETADFTRDEGGIVNDVRFVFGIRVWY
- a CDS encoding copper resistance system multicopper oxidase yields the protein MASGVIAGLDLWRWPALALNARNEQAVLTGNHFDLVIEEVAVNITGRPAIATAINGSVPGPLLRWREGDTVTLSVTNRLREQTSVHWHGVRSPADMDGVPGLSFPGIDPGATFVYRIPVRQYGTYWYHSHSAFQEQTGHYAPLIIERRDKDPIQFDREYVIMLSDWTDQNPEMVLSNLKQQSSYYNFHQRTIGNFLSDARKGGLGATLSDRLMWGAMNMSPTDILDVSGATYTYLLNGLAPAANWTGLFKPGERVRLRFINASSMTIFDVRIPGLAMTVVQADGNDVEPVDVDEFRISVAETYDLIVQPNDWSAFTIFAQSEDRTGYARGTLAPRAGVVAAIPPMDPRPMRTMADMGMGSMPGMEMGHPSSKLQSVQPSPGHAEGDMGSMPGMEMATPKPSPSIGQSHLPVANPVQLQLGPEVDHVAETTTDRLAEPGAGLEGNGRRILTYANLRARYRGADPRPPDREFEFHLTGNMERFIWGFNGRTFSQNAPIRLKLGERVRFVLINDTMMEHPIHLHGLWSELENGNGEYRPYKHTLNVKPAERLSFLVSADTPGHWAFHCHLFFHMETGMFLTVIVS